In the Candidatus Zixiibacteriota bacterium genome, TCCTGGCACTTGTGGCAATTGCCTCAGCTTTGATGGTTATCCTGCAGAGGAATCCGGTCTACAGCGCCCTGTCTTTGATCGTGACTCTGGGTAGTATCGCCATCCTATTCATTTTGCAAAAGGCTTACTTCCTGGCTTTTATCCAGATCATCGTGTATGCAGGCGCCATAATGATCCTTTTCATTTTCGTGATTATGCTTTTGAACTTAAGAAAGGACGAGTTCGGTCCGGAAAAAAGGAAACTGCAGAGATTCTTCGGGCTGGTTTTCTCTCTCCTTCTGGTAGTGGAGCTTTTCTTTGTGGTCAGGTATGCACTTTTCGGCAAGACTGGAGAGTCTTTGCAAGTGGCAGAGGATTTCGGGACAGCCAGCGCGCTGGGCAGGCTCCTTTTCTCTACTTATCTTTTCCCCTTTGAGATCACCTCGATACTCCTTTTGATTGCGATGATTGGGGCACTTTTTTTAGCCCGGAGGGAAGAATAGATGGTGCCGGTAACTTATTATCTGCTCTTGAGCGGGATACTCTTCTCTATCGGGGTTTTAGGGTTTTTGATCCGGAGAAACGTTCTGGTGGTTTTTATGTCAATAGAGATTATGCTGAATGCGGCGAATTTAGCTTTTATTGCCTTTGCCAGGGAGATGGGGTCTTTAT is a window encoding:
- the nuoK gene encoding NADH-quinone oxidoreductase subunit NuoK produces the protein MVPVTYYLLLSGILFSIGVLGFLIRRNVLVVFMSIEIMLNAANLAFIAFAREMGSLSGQVIVFLVMTVAAAEAGVGLAIIILFYRNKKSANVDDGNLMKW
- a CDS encoding NADH-quinone oxidoreductase subunit J, translated to MELALFIILALVAIASALMVILQRNPVYSALSLIVTLGSIAILFILQKAYFLAFIQIIVYAGAIMILFIFVIMLLNLRKDEFGPEKRKLQRFFGLVFSLLLVVELFFVVRYALFGKTGESLQVAEDFGTASALGRLLFSTYLFPFEITSILLLIAMIGALFLARREE